One window from the genome of Betaproteobacteria bacterium encodes:
- a CDS encoding amino acid racemase produces MKTLLSTPRRVGILGGMGPAAAIDLQAKILAATPAATDRDHLPIVVWNVPQVPDRVAAVQGLGASPLPEMVAGAKGLEAAGCEAFVVACNTAHHWADELASSVRMPLLHIADSAIDAMARRAVAPMRVGLLATRGTLAAAFYGKRLAHRGFPWFAPTDKEQAQFVDEAIARVKAGDVAGARAPFEAAARALAVRGADLVLLACTELPLAAQGADCPVPILDASQALAQAVVDFSLRR; encoded by the coding sequence ATGAAAACCCTCCTTTCAACGCCCCGGCGCGTCGGCATCCTCGGCGGCATGGGCCCGGCGGCCGCGATCGACCTGCAGGCGAAAATCCTCGCCGCAACACCCGCTGCGACGGACCGTGACCACCTGCCGATCGTGGTGTGGAACGTGCCGCAGGTTCCCGACCGCGTCGCCGCCGTGCAGGGCCTGGGCGCATCCCCCCTGCCGGAAATGGTCGCCGGGGCGAAGGGGCTGGAGGCGGCCGGATGCGAAGCCTTCGTCGTCGCCTGCAATACGGCGCACCACTGGGCGGACGAGCTGGCCTCCTCGGTTCGCATGCCGCTGCTGCACATTGCGGACTCCGCGATTGATGCCATGGCTCGCCGGGCGGTCGCGCCGATGCGCGTGGGACTGCTTGCCACTCGCGGCACGCTGGCTGCCGCTTTCTACGGCAAGCGTCTCGCGCACCGCGGTTTCCCGTGGTTCGCCCCGACGGACAAGGAGCAGGCGCAGTTCGTCGATGAGGCCATCGCCCGGGTCAAGGCGGGCGATGTCGCCGGCGCCCGCGCTCCCTTCGAGGCGGCCGCCCGGGCTCTCGCCGTGCGGGGGGCGGACCTCGTCCTGCTGGCTTGCACGGAACTGCCGCTGGCGGCGCAGGGCGCCGATTGCCCCGTCCCGATCCTCGACGCGAGCCAGGCGCTGGCGCAGGCCGTCGTGGACTTCTCCCTGCGCCGTTGA
- a CDS encoding amino acid ABC transporter substrate-binding protein, translating into MFAKSLAAVAAIAVLAAVPATAQELTGTLKKIKESGTITIGHRETSIPFSYLNEKQQPIGYSMDICAAIVEEVKKELSLTQLTVKYNPVTPQTRIPLISNGTVDIECGSTTNTLTRQKQVGFSPITFITGTKLLVKKSAKIKSYKDLKNKTVVVTQGTTNERIIKALSDKDNLNIKFLNAKDHGESFLTVESGRAVAFSMDDILLYGLIAKAKTPKDYEVVGDYLSYDPYGMMYRKGDEDFGQVIRRAIAKLMQTGDINKIYSKWFLDKLPSGEMMGVPMSPLLKAAITLQALPE; encoded by the coding sequence ATGTTCGCCAAGTCGCTCGCCGCCGTCGCGGCCATCGCCGTCCTTGCCGCCGTCCCCGCGACAGCGCAGGAACTGACCGGCACCCTCAAGAAGATCAAGGAATCCGGCACGATCACCATCGGTCACCGCGAGACCTCGATCCCCTTCTCCTACCTCAACGAAAAGCAGCAGCCCATCGGCTACTCGATGGACATCTGCGCGGCGATCGTCGAGGAAGTGAAGAAGGAGCTCTCGCTCACGCAGCTCACCGTCAAGTACAACCCGGTGACGCCGCAGACGCGCATCCCGCTCATCTCGAATGGCACGGTCGACATCGAGTGCGGCTCGACCACCAACACGCTCACGCGCCAGAAGCAGGTCGGTTTCTCGCCGATCACCTTCATCACCGGCACGAAGCTGCTCGTGAAGAAGTCCGCGAAGATCAAGTCGTACAAGGACCTGAAGAACAAGACGGTCGTGGTGACCCAGGGCACGACCAACGAGCGCATCATCAAGGCGCTCTCCGACAAGGACAACCTCAACATCAAGTTCCTGAACGCCAAGGACCACGGGGAATCCTTCCTCACCGTCGAGTCCGGGCGCGCCGTGGCCTTCTCCATGGACGACATCCTTCTCTACGGCCTCATCGCCAAGGCAAAGACGCCAAAGGACTACGAGGTCGTTGGCGACTACCTCTCCTACGACCCGTACGGGATGATGTACCGCAAGGGCGACGAGGACTTCGGCCAGGTGATCCGCCGCGCCATCGCCAAGCTCATGCAGACCGGCGACATCAACAAGATCTACAGCAAGTGGTTCCTCGATAAGCTGCCTTCCGGCGAGATGATGGGCGTGCCGATGAGCCCGCTCCTCAAGGCCGCCATCACGCTGCAGGCGCTGCCGGAATAG
- a CDS encoding amino acid ABC transporter permease, giving the protein MDWKVLLEQAPSGGMTYLGWLWSGLFWTLAVSSCAWIVASVVGCVVGVARTTPLAWARFLGTCYVELFRNIPLLVQMFLWYFVMPEVLPVAWGDWLKQDMPNLLTLPFAAQFSLWEFTAATLCLGLYTASRVAEQVRSGIQSLPGGQTAAGLAMGLTLPQVYRFVTLPMAFRIIIPPMTSEFLTIFKNSSTALTIGVLELTAQSRQISEYTFKTFEAFTAATLIYIVITLTVIFAMRAIEKRVAVPGYIAQGGGH; this is encoded by the coding sequence ATGGACTGGAAAGTACTCCTCGAGCAGGCACCCAGCGGCGGCATGACGTACCTGGGGTGGCTGTGGTCGGGCCTCTTCTGGACGCTCGCGGTCTCGTCCTGCGCGTGGATCGTCGCCTCCGTGGTCGGATGCGTGGTCGGCGTGGCGCGCACCACGCCGCTGGCCTGGGCGCGATTCCTGGGCACGTGCTACGTCGAGCTCTTCCGCAACATCCCGCTCCTGGTGCAGATGTTCCTCTGGTACTTCGTGATGCCGGAGGTGCTTCCCGTGGCCTGGGGCGACTGGCTCAAGCAGGACATGCCCAACCTCCTCACCCTGCCCTTCGCGGCGCAGTTCAGCCTGTGGGAGTTCACGGCCGCGACGCTCTGCCTGGGCCTTTACACCGCCTCGCGCGTGGCCGAGCAGGTTCGCTCCGGCATCCAGTCGCTGCCGGGCGGACAGACTGCCGCGGGGCTCGCCATGGGGCTCACGCTCCCGCAGGTGTACCGGTTCGTGACGCTCCCGATGGCCTTCCGCATCATCATCCCGCCGATGACCTCGGAGTTCCTCACGATCTTCAAGAATTCGTCTACGGCGCTGACCATCGGCGTGCTCGAACTCACCGCGCAGAGCCGTCAGATCTCGGAATACACGTTCAAGACGTTCGAGGCGTTCACCGCTGCAACCCTCATCTACATCGTCATCACCCTCACGGTGATCTTCGCGATGCGCGCGATCGAGAAGCGCGTGGCCGTGCCCGGCTACATCGCGCAGGGGGGCGGGCACTGA
- a CDS encoding amino acid ABC transporter permease, translated as MGEFDWGVIWTYRESLRDGMLTSLKLFAIALAGGIFFGTLLAMARLSKWKALSVPAAGFVNLIRAIPFIMAIFWFYFLTPMIVAKFTGHQGEAVGPFTSAIVAFIMVESAYYSEIVRAGIQSIPRGQPSAAYALGMNYWQSMGHIVLPQAFRNMLPVMLTQAVILFQDTSLVYVVALKDFLGAASKAGQLTGRIVELYIFVAVVFFIICFAASWAVKRLQVRLAVSR; from the coding sequence ATGGGCGAGTTCGACTGGGGCGTCATCTGGACGTACCGCGAGTCCCTCCGGGACGGCATGTTAACCTCCCTCAAGCTCTTTGCCATCGCGCTCGCCGGCGGCATCTTCTTCGGCACGCTGCTCGCCATGGCGAGGCTGTCGAAATGGAAGGCGCTCTCGGTCCCGGCAGCCGGATTCGTGAACCTGATCCGCGCCATTCCCTTCATCATGGCGATCTTCTGGTTCTACTTCCTCACCCCCATGATCGTGGCGAAGTTCACCGGCCATCAGGGCGAGGCGGTCGGGCCCTTCACCTCGGCCATCGTCGCCTTCATCATGGTGGAAAGCGCGTACTACTCGGAGATCGTCCGCGCCGGCATCCAGTCGATCCCGCGCGGGCAGCCGTCCGCGGCCTATGCGCTCGGCATGAACTACTGGCAGTCGATGGGGCACATCGTGCTGCCCCAGGCGTTTCGCAACATGCTGCCGGTGATGCTCACGCAGGCGGTGATCCTCTTTCAGGACACCTCCCTCGTCTATGTCGTGGCCCTCAAGGATTTCCTCGGCGCGGCCTCGAAGGCCGGGCAGCTCACCGGGCGCATCGTCGAGCTCTACATCTTCGTCGCCGTCGTCTTCTTCATCATCTGCTTCGCCGCCTCCTGGGCGGTCAAGCGGCTCCAGGTGCGCCTGGCCGTCTCCCGATAG
- a CDS encoding amino acid ABC transporter ATP-binding protein gives MIDLRNVSKWYGPFQVLKDCTTKVEKGEVVVVCGPSGSGKSTLIKAVNGLEPFQKGEIVVNGISVGDPKTDLPKLRAKIGMVFQNFELFPHMSITDNLAIGQRKVLGRTRDQAVEKGMKLLDRVGLLSQKDKFPGQLSGGQQQRVAIARALSMDPIAMLFDEPTSALDPEMINEVLDVMVQLAREGMTMMVVTHEMGFAKKVAHRVVFMDHGQIVEDCTKDEFFGTARSERTQAFLSKILHH, from the coding sequence ATGATCGACCTGCGCAACGTGAGCAAGTGGTACGGCCCCTTCCAGGTGCTCAAGGACTGCACGACGAAGGTGGAAAAGGGCGAGGTCGTCGTGGTCTGCGGCCCGTCGGGATCGGGGAAGTCCACGCTCATCAAGGCGGTGAACGGCCTGGAGCCTTTCCAGAAGGGCGAGATCGTCGTTAACGGCATCTCGGTCGGCGACCCGAAGACCGACCTCCCGAAGCTGCGCGCCAAGATCGGCATGGTGTTCCAGAACTTCGAGCTGTTCCCCCACATGAGCATCACGGACAACCTCGCCATCGGCCAGCGGAAGGTCCTCGGGCGCACGCGGGACCAGGCCGTGGAAAAGGGCATGAAGCTGCTCGACCGCGTCGGTCTCCTGTCGCAGAAGGACAAGTTCCCCGGTCAGCTTTCCGGCGGCCAGCAGCAGCGCGTGGCCATTGCCCGGGCCCTGTCCATGGATCCCATCGCCATGCTCTTCGACGAGCCCACATCGGCGCTCGACCCGGAAATGATCAACGAGGTGCTGGATGTCATGGTGCAGCTCGCCCGGGAAGGGATGACGATGATGGTGGTCACCCACGAGATGGGCTTCGCGAAGAAGGTTGCGCACCGAGTCGTGTTCATGGACCACGGTCAGATCGTCGAGGACTGCACCAAGGACGAGTTTTTCGGCACGGCCCGGTCGGAACGGACCCAGGCCTTCCTGTCCAAGATCCTGCATCACTGA
- a CDS encoding YggU family protein encodes MAPWYRHDPAEGAVVLSIHAQPQARRTEVVGLHGESLKVRVAAPALDNRANEALIAFIAERFGVARRDVTLLSGEKSREKRLSVRSAGVDPEKALAPAAAR; translated from the coding sequence GTGGCACCCTGGTATCGCCACGACCCCGCCGAGGGCGCCGTCGTCCTTTCCATCCATGCGCAGCCGCAGGCCCGGCGCACCGAGGTCGTCGGCCTTCATGGCGAGTCGCTCAAGGTCCGCGTGGCCGCACCGGCGCTGGACAATCGCGCCAACGAGGCGCTCATCGCATTCATCGCCGAGCGCTTCGGCGTCGCGCGCCGGGACGTGACCCTGCTGTCGGGCGAAAAATCGCGGGAGAAGCGGTTGAGCGTCCGCTCCGCCGGCGTCGATCCCGAGAAGGCACTCGCCCCGGCCGCAGCGCGCTAG
- a CDS encoding histone deacetylase family protein: MGRFRIAWAPGSAGAAAGQAIAIRSPEVHPPARGIAVSVALVTHSHCILHEMGAHHPESPERLKAVLDALDISGFGGQLVEIEAPEATQAELARVHGEEYIEMVRGAAPEDDYAFLDPDTSMNRMSLSAALRAAGAVARATDLVLGGEHLRAFCAVRPPGHHATPGRAMGFCIFNNVAVGVARALVHHGLERVAILDFDVHHGNGTEAAFKGDPRVMFCSTFQHPYYPFCGADSRGENLVNVPLPAMTGSADFREAVERHWLPALERFEPQLVMVSAGFDAHREDPLAHLELEDGDYEWITRVIADVAERHARGRIVSTLEGGYNTRALARSVVRHMRVLAG, encoded by the coding sequence ATGGGCCGTTTCAGGATAGCATGGGCACCGGGATCCGCCGGTGCGGCCGCAGGGCAGGCGATCGCGATCCGATCACCGGAAGTCCACCCACCAGCCAGGGGCATCGCAGTGTCCGTCGCACTCGTCACCCATTCGCACTGCATCCTGCATGAGATGGGAGCGCATCATCCGGAGTCCCCCGAGCGCCTGAAAGCGGTCCTGGATGCGCTGGACATCTCGGGCTTCGGCGGGCAGCTTGTCGAGATCGAGGCGCCGGAGGCGACACAGGCCGAGCTGGCGCGCGTGCACGGCGAGGAGTACATCGAGATGGTTCGCGGCGCGGCGCCGGAGGATGACTATGCGTTCCTCGATCCGGACACCTCGATGAACCGCATGTCGCTCTCCGCCGCGCTGCGGGCTGCGGGTGCAGTCGCGCGCGCCACGGATCTCGTGCTCGGCGGCGAGCACCTGCGCGCCTTCTGTGCCGTGCGGCCGCCGGGCCACCACGCCACGCCGGGACGTGCGATGGGGTTCTGCATCTTCAACAATGTCGCGGTGGGGGTCGCCCGCGCGCTGGTTCACCACGGTCTGGAGCGCGTGGCGATCCTCGATTTCGACGTGCACCACGGCAATGGAACCGAGGCCGCATTCAAGGGCGATCCGCGCGTGATGTTCTGTTCCACGTTCCAGCATCCGTACTACCCGTTCTGCGGGGCCGATTCGCGAGGGGAGAATCTGGTGAACGTACCCTTGCCGGCCATGACCGGCAGCGCCGACTTCCGTGAGGCGGTGGAGCGGCACTGGCTGCCCGCCCTCGAGCGCTTCGAGCCGCAGCTGGTGATGGTGTCGGCCGGGTTCGATGCCCACCGGGAGGATCCCCTGGCCCACCTGGAGCTCGAGGACGGCGATTACGAGTGGATCACCCGCGTGATCGCCGATGTGGCCGAGCGCCACGCCCGGGGACGGATCGTCTCCACGCTGGAAGGCGGCTACAACACGCGCGCTCTCGCGCGCAGCGTCGTGCGCCACATGAGGGTGCTCGCCGGTTGA
- a CDS encoding AAA family ATPase, with product MLLDARARIAPNPVEDVVSRASRVILGKERQIRLAMACILARGHLLIEDVPGVGKTTLSQALARLLGLDYKRIQFTSDLLPADVIGVSIFDRESSTFRFHPGPIFSQIILADEINRASPKAQSALLEAMEEHQVTAEGETRPLPEPFFVIATQNPLHQVGTFPLPESQLDRFLMRLRLGYPDAKAERELLKGEERRDLISHLEPAMTAPQLRELQLAVTATQVSEALLDYVQALVAHTRVSPKYSQGLSPRAGLAVLHAAQAWAMMQGRRQVLPEDVQAVLPAVVGHRLHGTGESQKGGFDAAADLLTAVAIP from the coding sequence ATGCTCCTAGACGCCCGCGCCCGCATTGCCCCGAACCCCGTCGAGGACGTGGTTTCCCGCGCCTCGCGCGTGATCCTCGGCAAGGAGCGCCAGATCCGCCTGGCGATGGCGTGCATCCTGGCGCGCGGCCATCTGCTGATCGAAGACGTGCCCGGGGTCGGCAAGACGACCCTCTCGCAGGCCCTGGCGCGGCTCCTGGGCCTCGACTACAAGCGCATCCAGTTCACGTCCGATCTGCTGCCCGCCGACGTGATCGGCGTCTCGATCTTCGACCGCGAGAGTTCCACGTTCCGGTTCCATCCCGGCCCCATTTTTTCCCAGATCATCCTGGCCGACGAGATCAACCGCGCGAGCCCCAAGGCACAGAGCGCGCTCCTGGAGGCGATGGAGGAGCACCAGGTCACCGCCGAGGGCGAGACGCGGCCCCTGCCGGAACCCTTCTTCGTCATCGCGACCCAGAACCCGCTGCACCAGGTGGGCACCTTTCCGCTTCCCGAATCGCAGCTCGACCGCTTCCTCATGCGCCTTCGCCTGGGATACCCCGACGCCAAGGCCGAGCGCGAGCTCCTGAAGGGCGAGGAACGCCGCGACCTCATTTCGCATCTGGAACCGGCGATGACGGCGCCGCAGTTGCGCGAGCTGCAGCTTGCGGTGACCGCGACCCAGGTCTCGGAAGCCCTCCTGGACTACGTGCAGGCGCTCGTGGCGCACACCCGCGTGTCCCCCAAGTACTCGCAGGGTCTCTCCCCGCGCGCGGGCCTCGCGGTGCTTCACGCGGCGCAGGCCTGGGCCATGATGCAGGGGCGCAGGCAGGTGCTTCCCGAGGACGTGCAGGCCGTGCTTCCCGCCGTGGTGGGGCATCGCCTGCATGGAACGGGCGAATCGCAGAAGGGCGGTTTCGACGCCGCCGCGGACCTGCTCACCGCCGTCGCCATCCCGTGA
- a CDS encoding DUF58 domain-containing protein: MLANLRQRVSDWIFRARVPEAPPVTLVQRRIFILPTKQGYLFAGVLLVLLLASINYALSLGFLLTFLLAAMGSVAMLHTWRNLSQLKLRPGRCDAVFAGDTAYFRVVLESPSRDRFAVAIRRRGESPVFADVRASEPRIASLAVPARRRGRLACGRLEIFTRYPVGLFHAWSYFDFGLSVIVYPRPDPMAGLPPQQSLAGDDEGVPIAGDEDFAQLRGYNPGDPPRQIAWKALARGGDLLTKEFHATASAELWLDWIDARAADPEARLSVLAHWVIETERLGQSYGLRLPGVSIPPGRGDVHRARCLVALALHGEGSAS; this comes from the coding sequence ATGCTCGCCAACCTGAGGCAGCGGGTTTCCGACTGGATCTTCCGGGCGCGGGTCCCCGAGGCGCCGCCGGTCACGCTCGTCCAGCGCCGCATCTTCATCCTTCCCACCAAGCAGGGCTATCTCTTCGCCGGGGTCCTGCTCGTGCTGCTGCTCGCGTCCATCAACTACGCACTCTCGCTCGGGTTCCTCCTCACGTTCCTCCTGGCCGCGATGGGTAGCGTGGCGATGCTGCACACCTGGCGCAACCTCTCCCAGCTCAAGCTGCGGCCGGGGCGCTGCGACGCGGTCTTCGCGGGCGATACGGCTTATTTCCGGGTCGTGCTCGAGTCGCCCTCACGGGATCGCTTCGCCGTGGCGATCCGGCGCCGCGGCGAAAGTCCCGTCTTCGCGGACGTGCGCGCCTCCGAGCCCCGGATCGCAAGCCTCGCCGTGCCTGCGCGCCGGCGCGGCCGCCTTGCCTGCGGGCGCCTGGAGATCTTCACGCGCTATCCCGTGGGCCTCTTCCACGCGTGGTCGTATTTCGATTTCGGCCTTTCGGTCATCGTGTATCCCCGCCCCGACCCGATGGCCGGCCTGCCGCCGCAGCAGTCGCTCGCGGGCGACGACGAGGGAGTCCCCATCGCCGGCGACGAGGACTTCGCCCAATTGCGCGGCTACAACCCCGGCGACCCGCCGCGACAGATCGCATGGAAGGCACTCGCACGCGGCGGCGACCTTCTCACGAAGGAGTTCCATGCCACGGCCTCGGCCGAGCTCTGGCTCGACTGGATCGACGCGCGCGCTGCCGATCCGGAAGCCCGGCTCTCCGTCCTCGCGCACTGGGTGATCGAGACCGAGCGGCTCGGGCAGAGCTACGGCCTGCGCCTGCCGGGCGTGTCGATCCCGCCCGGGCGGGGCGATGTGCACCGTGCGCGCTGCCTCGTGGCGCTGGCGCTGCACGGCGAAGGATCGGCATCGTGA